One genomic segment of Borrelia miyamotoi includes these proteins:
- a CDS encoding pyridoxamine kinase, with amino-acid sequence MKRVLAMHDISTIGRASLTMCIPVISSFNMQVCPLVTAVLSATTNYEGFEIIDLTNKLENFISSWKNQNENFDIFYSGFLGSNKQQKIIENMFKLIKFEKIIIDPVFADNGILYPIFNQKIVNGFRNLIKHANIITPNITELKMLAKTEEIKNKDEMIKAISSLEIKGITVVTSVENKNLIGTVAYNTKTKEYSETFLEKLEQNFGGTGDLFASLLIGYLEKLEIEHALEKATKVIHSIIKYSIENNTPTKGGIQIEKFLKNIF; translated from the coding sequence GTGAAAAGAGTATTAGCCATGCATGATATTTCAACTATAGGACGAGCATCACTTACAATGTGCATACCAGTCATATCCTCATTTAATATGCAAGTTTGTCCACTTGTAACTGCCGTTCTTTCAGCAACAACAAACTACGAAGGGTTTGAAATAATAGATTTAACAAATAAATTAGAAAACTTTATTTCATCTTGGAAAAATCAAAATGAAAATTTTGATATATTCTATAGTGGATTCCTTGGAAGCAATAAGCAACAAAAAATAATAGAAAATATGTTTAAGCTAATAAAGTTTGAAAAAATAATAATTGATCCTGTGTTTGCAGATAATGGTATACTCTACCCCATTTTTAATCAAAAAATAGTGAATGGATTTAGAAACCTAATAAAACATGCAAACATCATAACACCTAACATCACAGAGCTGAAAATGCTAGCCAAAACTGAAGAGATAAAAAATAAAGATGAAATGATAAAAGCAATATCAAGCCTTGAAATAAAGGGGATAACCGTAGTTACAAGTGTAGAAAATAAAAATCTTATAGGAACTGTTGCTTATAACACAAAAACAAAAGAATATTCAGAGACTTTTCTAGAAAAATTAGAACAAAACTTTGGTGGAACAGGAGACTTATTTGCTAGCCTATTAATAGGATACCTAGAGAAACTGGAAATAGAGCATGCTTTAGAAAAAGCAACCAAAGTAATTCATTCAATAATAAAATATTCTATTGAAAATAATACTCCCACAAAAGGGGGTATTCAAATTGAGAAATTTTTAAAAAATATTTTTTAA
- a CDS encoding divergent polysaccharide deacetylase family protein gives MNIHNVPIFLKQHKSKIIILLILVTSFVSIIVMFFSLAYIKANSKNFNLNFKDKLAKIKKENLIKSKKKVKPNNLKPEFYLIIDDVGYDEFMLDEFIKIDLKINFSIIPFLPKSMNFYNKLIRKNKIIMIHFPMQSKHNNEIEKFHININDNKFAIQTKIEKTFKEYPNAKIMNNHMGSLITSNENIMQIILIKLKEANRYFFDSLTTQKSISEKIGKSIGITVEQRDIFLDNKDNEKAVIKALEQAKQIAREKGIVKVIGHIWSKNTLKILKQETERLNQEFEFKNLIHLYKREANNESTWNREFM, from the coding sequence ATGAACATTCATAATGTCCCTATTTTTTTAAAACAACACAAATCAAAAATTATAATATTATTAATTCTTGTTACATCTTTTGTGTCAATAATTGTGATGTTCTTTAGTCTTGCATATATAAAAGCAAATTCAAAAAATTTCAATCTCAATTTTAAAGATAAATTAGCAAAAATTAAAAAAGAAAATTTAATAAAGTCAAAAAAAAAAGTAAAACCTAACAACTTAAAACCTGAATTTTATCTCATAATTGATGATGTTGGGTATGACGAATTTATGCTAGACGAATTCATAAAAATTGACTTAAAAATCAACTTTTCAATTATCCCCTTTCTACCAAAATCAATGAATTTTTACAATAAACTAATAAGAAAAAATAAAATCATAATGATTCATTTTCCAATGCAATCAAAACACAACAATGAAATAGAAAAATTTCACATAAATATCAATGACAATAAATTTGCAATACAAACCAAAATTGAAAAAACATTTAAAGAATATCCTAATGCAAAGATAATGAATAATCATATGGGAAGTCTTATTACCTCAAACGAAAACATAATGCAAATTATTCTAATCAAACTTAAAGAAGCAAACAGATACTTTTTTGACAGCTTAACTACTCAAAAAAGTATATCTGAAAAAATCGGAAAAAGTATTGGAATTACAGTAGAACAAAGAGACATATTTCTTGATAACAAGGACAATGAAAAAGCTGTTATTAAAGCACTTGAACAAGCAAAACAAATAGCAAGAGAAAAAGGAATTGTCAAAGTAATAGGACACATTTGGTCAAAAAATACTCTTAAAATATTAAAACAAGAAACAGAAAGATTAAATCAAGAATTCGAATTTAAAAATTTAATCCACCTTTATAAAAGAGAGGCAAATAATGAGAGTACTTGGAATAGAGAGTTCATGTGA
- a CDS encoding sigma-70 family RNA polymerase sigma factor, with the protein MNIFSNEDLNIYLKSVREHRLITHEEEIELAKQIKRGDMKAKNKMINANLRLVLKIIKRYAGKGLKVEDLIQEGNLGLIRAAEKYDPSKNTKFSTYASFWIKQSLQRALNTKTRLVKVPYRKENLILQINKYLMEEEKSPKKEDIMEKFNLTTSQYIKIIPYLEKEYSLDKKIEGSENSTLLNLYEDNSFNPESTLEQNSTLKHLNHILETKLNDKERYIIKKRYNLDNNDKKSTLKDISSELGISSETVRQIEKRVLKKLREELYQ; encoded by the coding sequence GTGAATATATTTAGTAATGAAGATTTAAACATATACCTAAAATCCGTAAGAGAACACAGATTGATAACTCACGAAGAAGAAATTGAGCTTGCAAAACAAATAAAACGAGGAGATATGAAAGCAAAAAACAAAATGATAAATGCCAATTTACGTCTTGTATTAAAAATAATTAAAAGATATGCTGGAAAAGGATTAAAAGTTGAAGACTTAATACAAGAAGGAAATTTAGGTCTAATTAGAGCTGCTGAAAAGTACGACCCAAGCAAAAATACTAAATTTTCAACCTACGCTTCATTTTGGATTAAGCAATCGCTTCAAAGAGCATTGAATACTAAAACAAGGCTAGTAAAGGTTCCTTACAGAAAAGAAAATTTAATACTTCAAATAAATAAATATCTCATGGAAGAAGAAAAATCACCTAAAAAAGAAGACATAATGGAAAAATTTAACTTAACAACTTCTCAATACATAAAAATCATTCCTTATCTAGAAAAAGAATATTCCCTTGATAAAAAGATCGAAGGCTCAGAGAATTCAACGCTCTTAAATCTTTACGAAGATAATTCTTTTAATCCAGAAAGTACTCTTGAGCAAAATTCAACACTCAAACATCTCAATCACATACTAGAGACAAAACTAAACGATAAAGAAAGATACATTATAAAAAAGAGATACAATTTAGATAATAACGATAAAAAAAGCACTTTAAAAGACATTTCTAGCGAGCTGGGAATCTCTTCAGAAACCGTAAGACAAATTGAAAAACGAGTACTTAAAAAACTCAGGGAAGAACTTTATCAATAA
- a CDS encoding rod-binding protein, which translates to MINKINLQILETKNQIKQIKNLKTKVQEKTNQHKNNLKIYTAALEFETIFIEQMLKSIKNSLKKENNLINGGQTEEIFEDMLYSERAKQIAKSKSFRLADLISNQIAEVDNSRK; encoded by the coding sequence ATGATAAACAAAATTAACCTACAAATCTTAGAAACAAAAAATCAAATAAAACAAATAAAAAATTTAAAAACCAAAGTACAAGAAAAAACAAATCAACACAAAAACAACCTTAAAATTTATACAGCTGCATTAGAATTCGAGACAATATTTATAGAGCAAATGCTTAAGAGCATAAAAAATTCTTTAAAAAAAGAAAATAATCTAATTAATGGTGGACAAACAGAGGAAATTTTTGAAGATATGCTCTATTCAGAAAGAGCAAAACAAATAGCAAAATCTAAAAGTTTCAGGCTTGCTGATTTAATCAGCAATCAAATAGCAGAAGTAGACAATTCTAGAAAATAA
- a CDS encoding flagellar basal body P-ring protein FlgI — MKTLIIIAILSLKTVISSFTQENQPSKNFIKDNNIINRISEQIKIKDLAEIKSNDSHTLTGIGIVAGLTDKGDSSKGKEILNQALKEIGINEIDLTKIESKNIALVSATIKINGNMIKGTNQNVYIASMLDSKDLTNGILLKTELRNKEGKVIATASGPISTNSKSKGTGYILNGATIHENKDYTNYNIILKKEDHTLADSISKKLTSKKIKNSIKSGKIIEIEIKETELLSEIEKIEIETMPKVLISEKNKLIIASKNAEIGPLILAIERYEKNSFSNKKNEKVKIEIEKMKISEFILKNSDSLSNEELIKIIKASKKINKLNGELILEE; from the coding sequence ATGAAAACATTGATAATCATAGCCATACTAAGCCTAAAGACTGTCATCAGCTCATTCACACAAGAAAATCAACCTTCAAAAAATTTTATTAAAGATAATAATATCATCAATCGAATAAGCGAGCAAATAAAGATAAAAGATCTTGCAGAAATAAAATCTAATGATTCACACACGTTAACAGGCATTGGAATAGTAGCAGGACTTACTGATAAAGGAGACTCCTCAAAGGGAAAAGAAATTTTAAATCAAGCTTTAAAAGAAATTGGCATAAATGAAATAGATCTAACAAAAATAGAAAGTAAAAATATCGCACTAGTAAGTGCAACAATCAAAATCAATGGGAATATGATTAAAGGCACAAATCAGAACGTTTACATAGCATCCATGCTAGATTCAAAAGACCTAACAAACGGCATACTTTTAAAAACAGAATTAAGAAATAAAGAAGGAAAAGTAATAGCAACTGCATCCGGACCAATATCAACTAACTCAAAATCAAAAGGTACAGGATATATATTAAATGGAGCAACAATACATGAGAATAAAGACTATACAAATTACAACATAATTCTAAAAAAGGAAGATCATACTTTAGCAGATTCAATAAGCAAAAAACTAACAAGCAAAAAGATAAAAAATAGTATAAAATCAGGAAAAATCATAGAAATTGAAATTAAAGAAACTGAATTACTAAGTGAAATTGAAAAAATAGAAATAGAAACCATGCCCAAGGTCCTAATAAGCGAGAAAAACAAACTAATTATAGCAAGCAAAAACGCAGAAATAGGACCACTTATACTTGCAATTGAAAGATATGAAAAAAATTCATTTAGCAATAAAAAAAACGAAAAAGTAAAAATAGAAATAGAAAAGATGAAAATAAGTGAATTCATATTAAAAAATTCAGATTCACTTAGCAATGAAGAGCTAATAAAAATAATTAAGGCATCTAAAAAAATTAATAAATTAAATGGGGAACTAATTTTGGAGGAATAA
- the flgG gene encoding flagellar basal-body rod protein FlgG encodes MMRALWTAASGMKAQQYNVDTIANNLSNVNTTGFKKIRAEFEDLIYQTQRRAGTPATEDTVRPIGNQVGHGTKVSATHRIFEQGKLQATNLNTDIAIEGDGFYKVLLPDGTYGYTRDGSFKIDSNGALVTSQGYKLLPDISFPEGYIKDSIAISEEGIISVKVDENPAPIELGQIEIIRFINPSGLNAIGNNIFKETIGSGEEISGTPGSNGMGKLRQGILEMSNVSIADELVTMIVAQRAYEVNSKAIQTSDNMLGIANNLKR; translated from the coding sequence ATGATGAGAGCACTCTGGACAGCAGCCAGCGGAATGAAAGCACAACAATATAATGTGGACACAATTGCAAACAATCTTTCAAATGTAAATACCACAGGATTTAAAAAGATAAGAGCTGAATTTGAAGATCTAATATACCAAACACAAAGAAGGGCAGGAACCCCTGCAACTGAGGATACAGTAAGGCCTATTGGCAACCAAGTTGGACACGGAACAAAAGTATCAGCAACACACAGAATCTTTGAACAAGGAAAGTTGCAGGCCACCAATTTAAACACTGATATTGCAATTGAAGGTGACGGATTTTACAAGGTTCTTCTCCCAGATGGTACCTACGGATATACCAGAGATGGTTCATTTAAAATTGACTCAAATGGAGCGCTTGTAACAAGTCAAGGATACAAATTGTTACCTGATATATCCTTTCCTGAAGGATATATAAAAGATTCCATTGCAATATCTGAAGAAGGAATAATCTCTGTAAAAGTTGATGAAAATCCTGCTCCAATTGAACTTGGACAAATAGAAATTATACGATTCATCAACCCATCAGGTCTAAATGCAATTGGAAATAACATCTTTAAAGAAACAATTGGTTCTGGAGAAGAAATATCAGGAACACCGGGAAGTAACGGAATGGGTAAACTAAGACAAGGAATTCTTGAAATGTCAAATGTATCAATTGCAGACGAACTAGTAACAATGATCGTTGCACAAAGGGCCTATGAGGTAAACTCAAAAGCAATTCAAACCTCAGATAATATGCTAGGAATTGCCAATAACTTAAAAAGGTAG
- the flgF gene encoding flagellar basal-body rod protein FlgF, whose translation MVRGIYTAASGMMAQRYRLDVIANNLANIDLTGYKKDLSIQKAFPEMLIKRVNDDGLYKFPKGYLETAPVVGKIGTGVEENEIYTSFEQGPLKITGNPLDLALTNEGFFVVQTPEGSRYTRNGSFTLGKEGILVTKDGYPVIGEKGYIHLKHNNFKITDQGQIFHNTTFEENPKRLVSEHENSWENYELLDNLKIVNFEKPRFLKKQGSSLWNSTEISGEAKDIAINSRPKIETGALEGSNVNAINEMVSMITVNRAYEANQKIIQTEDSLLGKLINEIGKF comes from the coding sequence TTGGTAAGAGGAATTTATACTGCTGCCAGCGGGATGATGGCACAAAGATATAGACTAGATGTTATAGCTAATAATTTAGCAAATATTGATCTTACGGGATATAAAAAAGATTTATCCATACAAAAAGCATTCCCTGAAATGTTAATCAAGCGAGTTAATGACGACGGCCTTTACAAATTTCCTAAAGGATACCTTGAAACAGCTCCTGTTGTCGGCAAAATTGGCACAGGAGTCGAAGAAAATGAAATATATACTTCCTTTGAGCAAGGACCACTAAAAATCACTGGAAATCCTCTTGATTTAGCATTAACCAATGAAGGCTTTTTTGTTGTTCAAACACCAGAGGGATCAAGATATACAAGAAATGGTTCTTTTACACTAGGGAAAGAAGGTATACTGGTCACAAAAGATGGATATCCTGTGATTGGGGAAAAGGGGTACATACACCTAAAACATAATAACTTCAAAATAACAGATCAAGGACAAATATTTCATAATACAACATTTGAAGAAAATCCTAAAAGACTTGTAAGTGAACATGAAAATTCTTGGGAAAACTATGAACTCCTTGATAACCTAAAAATTGTAAATTTTGAAAAACCAAGATTTTTAAAAAAGCAAGGAAGCTCACTTTGGAACAGCACAGAAATATCTGGAGAAGCTAAAGATATTGCAATAAACTCAAGGCCCAAAATTGAAACTGGTGCCTTAGAAGGATCAAATGTAAATGCTATTAACGAAATGGTATCAATGATTACAGTCAACAGAGCTTATGAAGCAAATCAAAAAATAATACAAACCGAGGATTCACTTCTTGGTAAATTAATTAATGAAATTGGAAAGTTTTAA
- a CDS encoding DUF2147 domain-containing protein: MSNNLLKIIFFLFCFSFFAFAESEKTEDEKDGSEVLGYWVGYDDSTNIKNSVIYVYKHDDKVYGRILNVIKDGKVYDINNPSGSKVVGFEHLSTEGLDFMWGLRYIKSADKWDYGKIIDPKNGKIYTSEMRVDSKTGNLVTKGKVWVFGRSKVWTRAKEDEVPSLNVEGIIPEPPVTER; encoded by the coding sequence ATGAGTAATAATTTGTTAAAAATTATATTTTTTTTATTTTGTTTTTCGTTTTTTGCGTTTGCAGAGTCTGAAAAAACAGAGGATGAAAAAGATGGTAGTGAAGTTTTAGGATATTGGGTTGGATATGATGATAGTACAAATATTAAAAATTCTGTAATTTATGTTTATAAGCACGATGATAAAGTTTATGGTAGAATTTTAAATGTAATAAAGGATGGTAAGGTGTATGATATTAATAATCCTTCTGGTTCTAAAGTTGTGGGTTTTGAGCATTTAAGCACTGAAGGTCTTGATTTTATGTGGGGACTTAGGTATATTAAATCTGCTGATAAATGGGATTATGGAAAAATTATTGATCCTAAGAACGGTAAGATTTATACTTCTGAGATGAGAGTGGATTCAAAAACAGGTAATCTTGTTACTAAGGGCAAGGTGTGGGTTTTTGGTAGGAGTAAGGTTTGGACAAGAGCTAAAGAAGATGAAGTGCCAAGTTTAAATGTAGAAGGCATAATCCCAGAGCCTCCTGTAACAGAGAGATAG
- a CDS encoding adenine phosphoribosyltransferase gives MKDKTGYYDKFIMKVPNFPKEGILFYDITNVLLKVEAYKSLVRDVHAFYSTRKIDCIAAIESRGYLIGAPLALKMSLPLLLIRKEGKLPRQVLKEKYELEYGFSSIEIHKDDVKQHSNILLVDDILATGGTLKAAAMLLEKAGGIVSDIFCFIELVGINGRGILREYSFNSLVKYS, from the coding sequence ATGAAAGATAAAACGGGATATTATGATAAGTTTATTATGAAAGTTCCTAACTTTCCAAAGGAAGGTATACTTTTTTATGATATTACTAATGTTTTACTAAAAGTAGAAGCATATAAGTCTTTAGTGAGAGATGTGCATGCTTTTTATTCAACAAGAAAAATTGATTGTATTGCTGCTATTGAATCAAGAGGATATCTTATTGGTGCGCCTTTGGCTTTAAAAATGAGTTTACCTCTTTTGTTAATTCGAAAAGAAGGTAAGCTTCCAAGACAAGTTTTAAAAGAGAAATATGAGCTTGAATATGGATTTAGCAGTATTGAAATACATAAGGATGATGTTAAACAACATTCAAATATTTTGTTGGTCGATGACATTTTGGCTACTGGAGGGACTTTGAAAGCAGCTGCTATGTTGCTTGAAAAGGCAGGTGGGATAGTTTCTGATATATTTTGTTTCATTGAGCTTGTAGGCATAAATGGTCGAGGTATTTTGAGGGAATATAGTTTTAATTCTCTTGTTAAGTATTCTTGA
- the rplU gene encoding 50S ribosomal protein L21: protein MYALLEIKGKQYKAVMGEILKIDKIEANEGDKLEFDSVMLVNKGGDVKIGKPYIFGSCVKCTYVEAKKDKKVISYRYRRRKSSERKVGHRQSYSYILVDNIIVS, encoded by the coding sequence ATGTATGCGTTGTTGGAAATAAAGGGTAAGCAGTATAAAGCTGTTATGGGAGAAATATTAAAGATAGATAAGATTGAAGCCAATGAAGGGGATAAATTAGAATTTGACAGTGTAATGCTTGTTAATAAGGGTGGTGATGTAAAAATAGGAAAACCTTATATTTTTGGTTCTTGTGTAAAATGTACTTATGTAGAAGCTAAAAAAGATAAAAAGGTTATTTCTTACAGATATAGGAGAAGAAAGTCAAGTGAGAGAAAAGTTGGTCATCGTCAATCTTATTCATATATTTTAGTTGACAACATAATTGTTAGTTAG
- a CDS encoding ribosomal-processing cysteine protease Prp, translating to MINILIKTHNNVVIYILANGHAQGNGYVNIVCASFSFILRTFLSILDCEEENFIVDNSLRGYLKFEASFGNLNKQSLFYYSRFLIQGVKDLCFEYPYDIKLILEETSGNK from the coding sequence GTGATTAATATTTTAATAAAAACCCATAATAATGTGGTTATCTATATTTTAGCTAATGGACATGCACAAGGAAATGGTTATGTAAACATAGTTTGTGCTTCATTTTCTTTTATTTTAAGGACTTTTTTAAGTATTCTTGATTGTGAGGAAGAAAATTTTATTGTGGATAATTCTTTAAGAGGTTACTTGAAATTTGAGGCTTCTTTTGGGAATTTGAATAAGCAGAGTCTTTTTTATTATAGTAGGTTTTTAATACAAGGTGTAAAGGATTTGTGCTTTGAATATCCTTATGATATTAAATTAATTTTGGAGGAAACTAGTGGCAACAAGTAA
- the rpmA gene encoding 50S ribosomal protein L27 — MATSKSGGSSKNGRDSISKRLGVKRSGGQFVKAGEIIVRQRGTKFHQGKNAGLGRDYTIFALKDGIVEFKTFKGRKYINIV; from the coding sequence GTGGCAACAAGTAAAAGTGGTGGTAGTTCTAAGAATGGAAGAGATTCTATATCTAAGAGGCTTGGTGTTAAGAGGAGTGGTGGACAATTTGTGAAGGCTGGAGAAATAATTGTGCGTCAAAGAGGTACAAAATTTCATCAAGGTAAAAATGCTGGACTTGGCAGAGATTATACAATATTTGCATTAAAGGATGGTATAGTAGAGTTTAAAACTTTTAAGGGCCGAAAGTATATAAATATTGTTTAA
- the obgE gene encoding GTPase ObgE: MHTFKDSLNITVSSGDGGSGSISFLRERFKAKGGPDGGNGGRGGNVIFKVKTNLKTLSLYRNGQRLSASDGKPGMGSKKSGASGENLVVFVPPNTRVYDAVTDSVLFELQSFDEEVIILKGGRGGLGNANFKSSTRRTPRFAQPGESGMTLNLRLELSLIADIGIVGLPNAGKSSLISTITASKSKVANYPFTTRVPHLGVIKSCCDDLVIADVPGIIEGSSRGLGLGFEFLRHISNTKVLVFLIDVASNNFLSDYKILFNELGKYNVEFLSKKRVIVANKLDLDGAVDGFNELKRALESERILGISIYENRGINELVSELFTLSEI; encoded by the coding sequence TTGCATACATTTAAAGATTCTTTAAACATAACTGTATCTTCAGGTGATGGAGGTTCAGGTTCTATTTCTTTTTTGCGAGAAAGGTTTAAAGCTAAAGGGGGTCCTGATGGTGGTAATGGAGGAAGAGGTGGAAATGTAATTTTTAAGGTCAAAACCAATCTTAAGACTTTATCTCTTTATAGAAATGGTCAGCGACTTTCTGCTAGTGATGGTAAGCCTGGGATGGGTTCTAAAAAAAGCGGAGCTTCTGGTGAAAATTTAGTTGTTTTTGTTCCTCCGAATACTCGTGTTTATGATGCTGTTACCGATTCTGTGTTGTTTGAACTTCAAAGCTTTGATGAAGAAGTAATTATTTTAAAGGGTGGAAGAGGTGGGCTTGGTAATGCAAATTTTAAAAGTTCTACAAGAAGGACTCCAAGATTTGCTCAGCCTGGAGAATCTGGTATGACCTTGAATTTGCGTCTTGAATTATCATTAATAGCTGATATTGGGATTGTTGGACTTCCTAATGCAGGAAAATCTTCTCTTATTTCTACAATAACTGCTTCAAAGTCAAAAGTTGCAAATTATCCTTTTACTACTAGGGTTCCACATCTTGGTGTGATTAAGTCTTGTTGCGATGATTTAGTGATTGCTGATGTGCCTGGGATAATAGAAGGTTCGAGTCGGGGGTTGGGTCTTGGGTTTGAATTTTTAAGACATATTTCAAATACCAAAGTTTTAGTCTTTTTGATTGATGTTGCTAGTAATAATTTTTTGAGTGATTATAAGATTCTTTTTAATGAGCTTGGTAAATATAATGTTGAGTTTTTAAGCAAGAAGCGAGTAATTGTTGCTAATAAACTTGATTTAGATGGTGCAGTTGATGGATTTAATGAACTAAAAAGAGCTTTAGAAAGTGAAAGAATTTTAGGAATTTCTATTTATGAGAATAGAGGAATAAATGAGCTTGTTAGTGAGCTTTTTACTTTATCAGAAATTTGA
- the nadD gene encoding nicotinate (nicotinamide) nucleotide adenylyltransferase, whose protein sequence is MRIAILGGTYNPVHIGHMFLAKEIEHFLSVDKIIFIPTHKPVHKRIESISVKDRIEMLKLAIQHESKMFVDECDIINGGITYTVDTIACIKNKYIYDEIYLIIGDDLFKDFDSWKNPEVIVESVNLVIVHRIYNEEIISRFKHTYINNKIFPISSSEIRSRIEKGLPVDYLLPFDVLQYIKNNNLYVKGK, encoded by the coding sequence ATGCGAATAGCAATATTGGGTGGTACTTATAATCCTGTTCATATTGGACATATGTTTTTGGCAAAGGAGATAGAACACTTTCTAAGTGTTGATAAAATCATATTTATTCCTACTCATAAACCTGTTCATAAGCGTATTGAAAGTATCAGCGTTAAAGATAGAATTGAAATGCTTAAATTGGCAATACAGCATGAAAGTAAGATGTTTGTTGATGAATGTGACATAATCAATGGTGGAATAACTTATACTGTTGATACTATTGCTTGTATTAAGAATAAATATATTTATGATGAGATCTATTTGATAATTGGTGATGATCTTTTTAAGGATTTTGATTCGTGGAAGAATCCAGAGGTAATAGTTGAATCTGTTAATCTTGTGATAGTTCACAGGATTTACAATGAAGAAATAATTAGTCGGTTTAAACATACTTATATTAATAATAAAATATTTCCTATTTCTTCTTCAGAGATTAGAAGTAGGATTGAAAAAGGGCTACCTGTTGATTATTTACTTCCCTTTGACGTTTTGCAATATATTAAAAATAATAATTTATATGTTAAAGGTAAATAA
- a CDS encoding LCP family protein, which yields MRKELFFLVLIILIILGIIIFFVDSSKREQIYFELNAKNNISFLFLIEDDNASLLSMQEIFINMKTGNIGFLDIPVYTGYEDLKGNVSWFEDLYKKNSFSEFLSKIFRQLNHESDYYIRFKKNNFLKFIDYIGGVQLLVKNSVKVYNLARPVLIPSGNSFFDGDKSYDYLSYFRDIASYSERFEFFKEFFKKFLAQFSDFKEEHDYLSKMYFMLDTNLSEIIFKYIFANYKINNEKLIFINIKGQEETLKDNDDNLIKVIFPYYGGAVLKESIENLNRDLIGETKNEDAIKVVVLNGTKTAGLARNAADIFKSFKFKVVRFGNADSHNYSHTLIINNSDNLEIAIKVGDVIRAKNIKPSSEFHIDTLGLDVPDMIPDVIVILGDDFDGRYVKNK from the coding sequence TTGAGAAAAGAATTATTTTTTTTAGTTTTAATTATTTTAATAATTCTTGGTATTATAATTTTCTTTGTTGATAGTTCTAAAAGAGAGCAAATATATTTTGAGTTGAATGCTAAGAATAATATTAGTTTTTTATTTTTAATAGAAGATGATAATGCTAGTCTTTTGAGTATGCAAGAGATTTTTATTAATATGAAAACAGGAAATATTGGATTTTTAGATATTCCTGTTTATACAGGTTATGAGGATTTAAAAGGGAATGTGTCTTGGTTTGAAGATTTATATAAAAAAAATAGCTTTAGTGAATTTTTGTCTAAAATATTTAGACAGTTAAATCATGAATCTGATTATTATATTCGTTTTAAAAAGAATAATTTTTTAAAATTTATTGACTATATTGGTGGCGTACAACTTCTTGTTAAAAACTCTGTTAAAGTATATAATCTGGCACGTCCTGTCTTAATACCTTCTGGTAATTCTTTTTTTGATGGAGATAAATCTTATGATTATTTGAGTTATTTCAGAGATATTGCTTCTTATAGTGAAAGATTTGAATTTTTTAAGGAATTTTTTAAAAAATTCTTGGCACAATTTTCTGATTTTAAAGAAGAGCATGATTATTTATCTAAAATGTATTTCATGTTAGATACTAATCTTTCTGAAATTATATTTAAGTATATTTTTGCCAATTATAAAATAAATAATGAGAAACTTATTTTTATTAATATTAAGGGTCAAGAAGAAACACTTAAGGATAATGATGATAATTTAATAAAAGTTATTTTCCCTTATTATGGGGGAGCTGTTCTTAAGGAGTCAATAGAAAATTTGAATAGAGATTTAATAGGTGAAACTAAGAATGAGGATGCAATAAAAGTTGTTGTTTTAAATGGAACTAAAACAGCTGGACTTGCAAGGAATGCGGCTGATATTTTCAAATCTTTTAAATTTAAGGTTGTAAGGTTTGGCAATGCAGATAGTCATAATTATTCTCATACTTTAATAATAAATAATTCGGATAATTTAGAAATAGCCATTAAAGTTGGGGATGTGATTAGAGCAAAAAACATTAAACCATCTTCTGAATTTCATATAGATACTTTAGGACTTGATGTACCCGATATGATTCCTGATGTAATAGTCATTTTGGGAGATGATTTTGATGGGAGATACGTTAAAAACAAATAA